In one Thermosipho ferrireducens genomic region, the following are encoded:
- a CDS encoding adenosylhomocysteinase, which yields MSMGRKKIEWVANYMPLLNEIGRLGKPFKGWKIGMAIHMEAKTAYLALTLNKLGAEVIATGCNPLSTQDDVAKALSEMGITVYAKRTHDEKEYLKTIHNVLDHKPDLILDDGADLTVIAHTERTEVLENLKGISEETTTGVRRIKVLQDEGKLKVPVIAVNNARMKHLFDNRYGTGQSTWDSIMRNTNSLIAGKNVVVAGYGWCGRGIAMRAKGLGAHVIITEVDPVKAVEALMDGFEVSNMDRAVEKADIIVTSTGNKDIIKEEHLLKMKDGVILANAGHFNVEIPMEQIEKMAEEKFEARQNVTGYRIKGKRIFVIGEGRLVNLAAADGHPIEIMDLSFALQSFSLMYLSENYKNLENKVYEYPEELDKKVAYMKLKTLGIEIDYLTQSQMDYLKKF from the coding sequence ATGAGTATGGGAAGAAAGAAAATAGAATGGGTAGCAAACTATATGCCTCTTCTTAACGAGATTGGTAGGCTTGGGAAACCTTTTAAAGGCTGGAAAATAGGGATGGCAATTCATATGGAAGCAAAAACTGCTTATCTTGCACTTACATTAAATAAATTGGGTGCGGAAGTGATTGCCACAGGATGTAATCCTCTTTCTACTCAGGATGATGTTGCAAAAGCTTTAAGTGAGATGGGAATAACCGTTTACGCAAAAAGAACTCACGATGAAAAAGAATATTTAAAAACGATTCATAATGTTTTAGACCACAAGCCAGATTTAATTTTAGATGATGGTGCTGACTTAACGGTGATAGCCCATACAGAAAGAACGGAAGTTCTGGAAAATCTTAAAGGTATTTCAGAAGAAACAACTACAGGAGTGAGAAGAATAAAAGTACTCCAGGATGAAGGTAAATTAAAAGTTCCGGTTATAGCAGTTAATAACGCTCGAATGAAACATTTATTTGATAACAGATATGGAACCGGTCAATCGACGTGGGATTCTATTATGAGGAATACAAATTCATTAATAGCAGGTAAAAATGTAGTGGTAGCAGGATATGGATGGTGTGGTAGAGGCATCGCAATGAGAGCGAAAGGTTTAGGCGCTCATGTAATAATTACAGAAGTTGATCCAGTAAAAGCAGTTGAAGCGTTGATGGATGGCTTTGAAGTTTCAAATATGGATAGAGCAGTTGAAAAAGCAGACATAATAGTTACATCTACGGGAAATAAAGACATAATAAAAGAAGAGCATTTGCTGAAAATGAAAGATGGTGTTATTCTGGCAAATGCAGGCCATTTTAATGTAGAAATTCCTATGGAGCAGATAGAAAAAATGGCAGAAGAGAAGTTTGAAGCGCGTCAGAATGTTACGGGATACAGGATAAAAGGGAAAAGAATATTTGTAATAGGTGAAGGGCGACTTGTGAATTTGGCCGCTGCTGATGGACATCCAATAGAAATTATGGATCTGTCTTTTGCGCTGCAATCTTTTTCCTTGATGTATTTGTCAGAAAATTACAAAAATCTTGAAAATAAGGTGTATGAATATCCAGAAGAGCTTGATA
- a CDS encoding class I SAM-dependent methyltransferase — MIITNDEIKLFLKKLSFDDDYIEEFIEQINYFEGEAKIRDDIVKSYLNDECIEVITNEIVYELLKLDKTKLTILDVAAGSGFFTKRIKNKLEKKGLKVELFGLDITQSMLKNLRQKGIFSVWGVAEKIKKSIEIFNEHYKTDVPEKFDAVFSTLAFHHFLQPEKVLSSMKEVLIEDGKIIIVDVLKHDYEEFSETLKDTHLGFSKEEINSMGSKLFAKVKVEQLGAYCRVDDKKVHLYKAVFE, encoded by the coding sequence ATGATTATTACAAATGATGAGATAAAACTGTTTTTGAAAAAACTTTCTTTTGATGATGATTATATAGAAGAATTTATAGAGCAGATAAATTATTTTGAAGGCGAGGCAAAAATAAGAGACGATATTGTAAAAAGTTATCTTAATGATGAGTGCATAGAAGTAATTACCAATGAAATAGTTTATGAGCTATTAAAGCTTGATAAAACCAAATTGACTATTCTGGATGTTGCAGCAGGTTCAGGTTTTTTTACAAAAAGAATTAAAAATAAGCTGGAAAAGAAAGGACTAAAGGTTGAACTTTTTGGACTTGATATAACTCAAAGCATGTTAAAAAATCTTCGGCAAAAAGGCATCTTTTCTGTTTGGGGAGTCGCTGAAAAAATAAAAAAATCAATTGAAATATTTAATGAACATTATAAGACGGATGTTCCTGAAAAATTTGATGCAGTTTTTTCTACATTAGCTTTTCATCACTTCTTACAACCTGAAAAGGTTTTAAGCAGCATGAAAGAAGTTTTAATAGAAGATGGTAAAATTATTATTGTGGATGTGCTTAAACATGATTACGAAGAATTTTCGGAAACTCTTAAAGATACGCATCTTGGATTCTCAAAAGAGGAGATTAATAGTATGGGTTCAAAATTATTTGCTAAGGTGAAAGTGGAGCAGCTTGGAGCTTATTGTAGAGTAGACGACAAAAAAGTACATCTTTATAAAGCAGTATTTGAATAA
- a CDS encoding cystathionine gamma-synthase → MKFSTKAIHVGEKPEEFQHGDAVSPIHLATTFAKSSITEVEEGYVYSRSGNPTRDNLEKKFAALENAKYGLAFSSGLSAEATILLSLLKAGDHVIAFDDLYGGTKRLFNQVMKRFGIEFSYVDVRNLENVEREIKKNTKMIWLETPTNPLLKLADIQQISSIAKNEGIIVVVDNTFASPYFQNPLELGADVVVHSITKYISGHSDVVGGAIMVNDEEIYERLKFNQNAVGAILHPFSSWLVMRGIKTLSVRMEKHASNAMKIARYLEDNPMVEKVYYPGLPSHPQHELAKRQMKGYSGILSFELKGDLKVAVKFVESLQIFFLAESLGGVESLIELPALMTHASVPEEERVKVGIKDSLIRVSVGIEDVEDLIEDLERGFKAVKQ, encoded by the coding sequence ATGAAATTTTCGACGAAGGCAATTCATGTGGGTGAAAAGCCAGAAGAATTTCAACATGGGGATGCAGTTTCACCAATTCATCTTGCCACAACTTTTGCTAAATCAAGTATTACAGAAGTGGAAGAAGGATATGTTTACTCGAGAAGTGGAAATCCAACAAGAGATAATCTTGAAAAAAAGTTCGCTGCTCTTGAAAATGCAAAATATGGGTTAGCTTTTTCTTCGGGATTATCTGCAGAAGCGACAATATTGTTATCTTTGCTCAAGGCAGGCGATCATGTTATTGCGTTTGATGATTTGTATGGTGGAACTAAAAGATTATTTAATCAGGTTATGAAACGTTTTGGAATAGAATTTAGCTATGTTGATGTTAGGAACCTCGAAAATGTTGAGAGGGAAATAAAGAAAAATACCAAAATGATCTGGCTTGAAACCCCAACAAACCCATTACTAAAACTTGCTGATATTCAACAAATATCAAGTATTGCTAAAAATGAAGGAATAATTGTAGTTGTGGATAATACTTTTGCAAGTCCTTATTTTCAAAATCCACTCGAGCTGGGAGCGGACGTTGTGGTGCATAGTATTACAAAATACATAAGTGGACATTCAGACGTTGTTGGAGGCGCAATAATGGTTAATGACGAGGAAATCTATGAAAGATTGAAATTCAATCAAAATGCTGTTGGTGCAATATTACACCCTTTTAGCAGCTGGCTTGTAATGAGAGGAATTAAAACCCTTTCAGTTAGAATGGAGAAACACGCAAGTAATGCTATGAAAATAGCAAGATATCTGGAAGATAATCCTATGGTTGAAAAAGTTTATTATCCAGGTTTGCCTTCTCATCCTCAACACGAGCTCGCGAAAAGGCAGATGAAAGGATACAGTGGCATACTCTCTTTCGAACTTAAAGGGGATTTGAAAGTAGCTGTGAAATTTGTTGAAAGTCTACAGATTTTCTTCTTAGCAGAAAGCCTTGGTGGTGTGGAATCATTGATAGAACTTCCTGCATTAATGACGCATGCCTCGGTTCCCGAGGAAGAAAGGGTTAAGGTTGGAATAAAAGATTCTTTGATCAGGGTTTCAGTGGGAATAGAAGATGTGGAAGATTTAATAGAAGATTTAGAACGCGGATTTAAGGCGGTGAAACAATGA
- a CDS encoding PLP-dependent cysteine synthase family protein produces MISNVKSGIYDNVVEIIGKTPIIRLKKIEEYFKVENEIYVKAEFLNPGGSIKDRIGKYILENAEVEGKIDKGSVIIEPTSGNTGVGLALYAISKGYKTVFTMPSKVSLEKELLLKALGAFIVRTPTDIKPEAPNSYYKVAEVIRNLIIKKQKFLNDNELSEIVSYVQQLVRENKLDKLQNILNEKVENALFAYIPNQYSNKYNPLTHYEFTAREVWEQFNGKIDYVFAGVGTGGTITGMSMYLKEVGTVKVVGIDPVGSIYNLVKNGMKIEEALKQAHTYLVEGIGEDIIPATVNLDLVDDIVVVNDQQSFSMTRFLAKAEGILAGGSSGSVLFGALKYLKEKNVKGKKVVLIFPDTGRNYLTKVYNDEWLLKHNLEIDDEKILEVLL; encoded by the coding sequence ATGATAAGTAACGTGAAATCTGGGATTTATGATAATGTTGTGGAAATTATAGGAAAAACTCCGATAATTAGACTAAAAAAGATAGAGGAATATTTTAAAGTTGAAAATGAAATTTACGTTAAAGCAGAATTTTTGAATCCTGGAGGAAGTATAAAAGACAGAATAGGAAAATACATTCTTGAAAACGCCGAAGTTGAAGGAAAGATTGATAAGGGTTCAGTTATTATTGAGCCCACATCTGGAAACACAGGGGTTGGATTAGCTTTGTATGCAATATCAAAGGGATATAAAACGGTGTTTACTATGCCGTCTAAAGTAAGTTTAGAAAAAGAGCTTTTGTTGAAAGCTTTAGGGGCTTTTATAGTCAGAACTCCTACAGATATTAAGCCAGAAGCTCCGAATTCATATTATAAGGTTGCTGAAGTTATTAGAAATTTGATTATAAAAAAACAAAAGTTCTTAAATGACAATGAGTTGTCAGAAATTGTTTCGTATGTTCAGCAACTTGTCAGAGAGAATAAACTTGATAAACTTCAAAACATTTTAAATGAAAAAGTTGAAAACGCACTTTTTGCTTATATTCCAAATCAATATTCAAATAAATATAACCCATTGACTCATTATGAATTTACAGCACGTGAAGTATGGGAACAGTTTAATGGAAAAATTGATTACGTATTTGCAGGAGTTGGAACAGGTGGAACTATAACGGGAATGTCAATGTATTTAAAGGAAGTAGGAACAGTAAAGGTAGTTGGTATAGATCCAGTTGGCTCAATTTATAATCTTGTGAAAAATGGAATGAAAATAGAGGAAGCTTTAAAACAAGCGCACACGTATCTTGTTGAAGGAATTGGAGAGGATATAATTCCAGCGACTGTAAATTTAGATCTGGTAGATGATATAGTAGTCGTTAATGATCAGCAATCTTTTTCAATGACACGCTTTTTAGCCAAAGCTGAAGGAATATTGGCTGGTGGTTCTTCCGGATCTGTGTTATTTGGAGCGTTAAAGTATTTAAAAGAAAAAAATGTGAAAGGAAAGAAAGTTGTGCTAATTTTTCCTGATACAGGTAGAAACTACCTTACAAAAGTGTATAACGATGAATGGCTCTTAAAGCATAATTTAGAAATTGATGATGAAAAGATTCTGGAGGTGTTATTATGA
- a CDS encoding TldD/PmbA family protein, producing MFKFPKGLYTDVRIENVFETHIKVTMGEVDDIKERSYKAAFIRLYDGTRWYYTTTTDIENIQKSIDELSRYAKSTNISGHPLIEKLEVNEGEFLKFDTNDISQVSLDDKFSLLKRFFPQNKYIKLWRAQYVDKRVEKEFYSSKGANLRFDTQRAGFRISFEMSDGDKKFNERFEKAGNTFQELNVDIKDMETHIRKSVEFLKNSVNINPGQYTVVLSPEAAGVFAHESFGHKSEADFMIGDENMKKEWELGKKVGAEILSIVDDGNVLGTGYTPFDDEGTRSKKTYLIKNGILSGRLHNATTAVSLNEELTGNARAVSFEFEPIVRMTTTYIEPGNVSFEQLISDIKEGIYIETVKHGSGMSTFTLAPSLAYKIKNGMIAEPVKISVVSGSVFETLYNIEGLSKELKLLSFVLGGCGKWEQFPLPVGFGGPHVRVKTLNVQ from the coding sequence ATGTTTAAATTTCCAAAAGGTTTATATACCGATGTCAGGATCGAAAATGTTTTTGAAACTCACATTAAAGTAACTATGGGCGAAGTGGATGATATTAAAGAGAGAAGTTACAAAGCTGCTTTCATAAGATTATATGATGGAACACGATGGTATTATACAACCACCACTGACATAGAAAACATTCAAAAAAGCATTGATGAACTTTCAAGGTACGCAAAATCTACTAATATTTCTGGACATCCGCTTATAGAAAAACTTGAAGTAAATGAAGGAGAATTTCTCAAGTTTGATACAAATGATATTTCTCAAGTATCTTTAGATGATAAATTTTCTCTTTTAAAACGTTTCTTCCCCCAGAACAAATATATAAAGCTCTGGAGAGCTCAATATGTAGACAAAAGAGTTGAAAAGGAATTTTACTCCTCAAAGGGAGCAAATCTAAGGTTTGATACTCAAAGAGCTGGATTTAGAATATCGTTTGAAATGTCAGACGGTGATAAAAAATTCAATGAAAGATTTGAGAAAGCGGGAAATACATTCCAAGAACTTAATGTAGATATCAAAGATATGGAGACACATATCAGAAAAAGTGTAGAATTCCTCAAAAATTCTGTTAATATAAACCCCGGTCAATATACAGTTGTACTTTCACCAGAGGCTGCTGGAGTTTTCGCACATGAAAGTTTTGGTCATAAAAGTGAGGCGGATTTCATGATAGGTGACGAAAATATGAAAAAAGAATGGGAACTTGGAAAAAAAGTGGGAGCTGAAATACTTTCGATCGTTGATGATGGCAACGTACTGGGCACAGGATATACACCATTTGATGATGAAGGAACAAGGTCCAAAAAAACATATTTGATAAAGAATGGTATACTTTCTGGAAGGCTACATAACGCTACTACAGCTGTATCTCTCAACGAAGAATTAACTGGTAACGCACGGGCAGTATCTTTTGAATTTGAGCCAATTGTTCGTATGACAACAACTTATATTGAACCTGGAAACGTATCTTTCGAGCAATTAATTTCCGATATAAAAGAAGGAATTTATATAGAAACTGTAAAGCATGGTTCCGGAATGTCTACATTCACATTAGCTCCATCACTTGCTTACAAAATAAAAAACGGAATGATTGCAGAGCCAGTAAAGATTTCTGTTGTATCAGGAAGCGTCTTTGAAACACTTTACAATATAGAAGGACTTTCAAAAGAGCTAAAACTTCTCTCTTTTGTCCTTGGCGGGTGTGGAAAATGGGAACAATTTCCACTACCAGTAGGTTTTGGAGGACCTCATGTGAGAGTCAAAACTTTGAATGTTCAATAG
- a CDS encoding metallopeptidase TldD-related protein, producing MIREIYKVVNNEFTIGISNNEINDVRRKKIEKTSVRVYKENLIGVAGKIGSTSIEELEKQALNKLSFKISYPFEPTRDINKKLILENKLPDEENFFKDVEDILNKLKQENQDFIFSNKQKLLNTYAHMENSAGLNLEYKASFTELVFLFKHRESANIIDGYVALDGFEYNKEEFLKISNEILEAFRNKLDSFNDGKYPVIFLESDMAYKTKMYQALHGLVFGSGSSIFSEKLNQKLFNESFTFYQTKSPEDGYFGPFFDTEGTVNNEFKYNLIENGILKSPYTSKKYSKIFNLPLTGAAGGDYDDVPDIGYVSLHVKSSQKTLQELMNGRKGIFVLITSGGDFTPDGKFGAPVQVPLLWENGKFIGRLPEIVIESHIYDMFGKDFIGVSKDSLISTSHMNCIVMEMNVRKY from the coding sequence ATGATAAGGGAAATATATAAAGTTGTAAATAATGAATTTACGATAGGAATATCCAATAATGAAATAAATGATGTGAGAAGAAAAAAAATAGAAAAAACCAGTGTCAGGGTATACAAAGAAAATTTAATCGGTGTAGCTGGAAAAATAGGTTCCACCTCCATAGAAGAATTAGAAAAGCAGGCTCTTAATAAATTATCATTCAAAATAAGCTATCCTTTTGAACCTACCAGGGATATTAATAAAAAATTGATTCTTGAAAATAAATTACCAGATGAAGAGAATTTCTTCAAAGATGTTGAAGATATATTAAACAAATTAAAACAGGAAAATCAAGATTTTATTTTCTCAAATAAGCAAAAACTATTAAATACTTACGCCCATATGGAAAATAGTGCAGGGTTAAACCTGGAATATAAAGCTTCTTTTACGGAACTTGTTTTCTTATTCAAACACAGAGAATCTGCCAATATAATAGATGGTTACGTAGCACTTGATGGTTTTGAATACAATAAAGAAGAATTTTTGAAAATATCGAATGAAATATTAGAAGCATTTAGAAACAAATTAGATTCATTTAATGATGGAAAATACCCCGTAATATTTTTAGAAAGTGATATGGCTTACAAAACAAAAATGTACCAGGCATTGCACGGACTTGTTTTTGGAAGTGGAAGCTCTATTTTTTCTGAAAAGCTAAATCAAAAACTATTTAATGAAAGTTTCACTTTTTATCAGACAAAAAGTCCTGAGGATGGGTATTTTGGTCCCTTTTTTGATACAGAAGGTACAGTAAACAACGAATTCAAATACAATCTCATAGAAAATGGTATCCTCAAATCTCCTTACACTTCGAAAAAATACTCAAAAATTTTCAACTTACCATTAACCGGGGCTGCTGGAGGAGATTACGATGACGTTCCTGATATAGGATATGTGAGCTTGCATGTAAAATCATCTCAAAAAACGCTTCAAGAATTAATGAACGGCAGAAAAGGAATTTTTGTTTTAATAACAAGCGGTGGTGATTTTACACCAGACGGAAAATTTGGAGCTCCTGTTCAGGTTCCATTACTGTGGGAAAATGGAAAATTTATAGGTAGATTACCAGAAATTGTAATTGAGTCTCATATCTATGACATGTTTGGCAAAGACTTTATAGGAGTGAGTAAAGATTCTTTGATTTCCACATCTCATATGAACTGTATTGTAATGGAGATGAACGTTCGTAAGTATTAA
- a CDS encoding DUF1450 domain-containing protein, with protein MIKVCKNCKELERIIEHLNKKQHEFVIENCLDQCEICRDKYFLIKNEKLIIADNIEDLLKKL; from the coding sequence ATGATCAAGGTATGCAAAAATTGTAAAGAATTAGAAAGAATAATCGAACATTTAAACAAGAAGCAGCATGAATTTGTAATTGAAAATTGTCTTGATCAATGTGAAATATGTCGTGATAAATACTTCCTTATAAAAAATGAAAAATTGATAATTGCTGACAATATCGAGGATCTTTTAAAAAAATTATAA
- a CDS encoding efflux RND transporter permease subunit — MGYEKLANFIVNHYKRILLIALIVTIISLILSLNLKVDPGMLSLLPSNDLYLKTYKKATKYFNGVDSVILVAEGKNIKQYFETLAPVLKKLDNVEEVLYKMPVDFLLRNIFLLSDKNEAELILSLLNSGSLEDFFKNLNTLKFKGEIDQEKAKIFFNELSSIIENMLNDNPNGVYQHVKQLFYGEEYFLSEDGKMGMLIVTPSIDTNNVYQIAEFVNNIEKIAKNLAQQYGIKAGLTGSLVIARDEMVVTTKDTTYATILSITLIILIFIAGFKAIRYTILATVPLVLGIIWTLGIITLTLKELNIMTMMMAAILFGLGIDYSIHIISIFVEYRKKGKNAAEAVKEVFSRVIKGVIAGALTTAIGFIMFIVSDSPAFKEFGVVLALGIILTLFAAIYVLPSLLLVFDKKIKNKTIPQKKKDFNFLKFRTLYLVVSLLIFIISVLKIGDVQFEKDMLQIEPKGLESVELNKVLVKKFNLSPDSTMFITKGLKDTRNLYNELKKYDTFSFIDSIAPLLPETNKQIERMNYAKSKLEKLPYRSTINKNSLTREILKLNGALITETIALRAMGLNKLADEIATFRKKINLSRLANLPSEKLLTYQNAMIKALKEIRSKLNLSQIITLNDLPEYYKLNYIGKDDMFLTAAYPSGDMWDMDFQQKFLKTLKKLSVKETTGSALIFLKVMEIAINDGKKVIMLTITLIFVLLLIDFKSLKYAIITIIPLIFSVIVLLGIMGWFGIKFNPVNVIVLPLIIGIGIDDGIHFVHRYKREKDLNLALFSTGKAITMTTLTTAAAFGSLMIAKYRGFVSFGMLLFIGIFLCYLATIFIVPSIISIWRDKNENS; from the coding sequence ATGGGGTATGAAAAGCTCGCAAATTTCATAGTAAATCATTACAAACGAATACTTTTGATAGCTTTAATAGTAACAATTATATCTTTGATATTATCGCTTAATCTCAAAGTGGATCCTGGAATGCTTTCTTTATTACCTTCAAACGATCTTTATCTCAAGACATACAAAAAAGCTACCAAATATTTCAATGGCGTTGACAGTGTTATATTAGTCGCTGAAGGTAAAAATATAAAACAATACTTTGAAACACTTGCTCCAGTCCTTAAAAAACTTGATAATGTAGAGGAAGTTTTATACAAAATGCCCGTTGATTTTTTATTAAGAAATATCTTTCTTTTATCTGATAAAAATGAAGCGGAACTTATTCTTTCGCTTTTAAATTCTGGAAGTCTTGAAGATTTTTTCAAAAACTTAAACACCCTAAAATTCAAAGGAGAAATTGATCAGGAAAAGGCAAAAATATTTTTTAATGAATTGTCTTCAATTATTGAAAATATGCTGAACGACAATCCCAACGGTGTTTACCAACATGTAAAGCAATTATTTTACGGTGAAGAATATTTTCTTTCGGAAGATGGGAAAATGGGAATGCTTATCGTGACACCTTCCATTGATACAAACAATGTATATCAAATAGCAGAATTTGTAAATAATATTGAAAAAATTGCCAAAAATTTAGCACAACAATACGGTATTAAAGCAGGTCTCACAGGTTCTTTAGTAATAGCAAGAGATGAAATGGTAGTTACTACAAAAGATACAACATATGCAACTATTCTCTCAATAACACTCATTATTCTTATATTCATTGCAGGGTTTAAAGCTATAAGATACACAATACTTGCAACTGTTCCATTAGTTTTAGGAATTATCTGGACTCTTGGAATTATAACGCTCACTTTAAAAGAACTTAATATAATGACAATGATGATGGCAGCCATATTGTTTGGGCTTGGAATCGATTACTCGATTCATATTATTTCAATATTCGTTGAATATAGAAAAAAAGGCAAAAACGCTGCCGAAGCTGTAAAAGAAGTATTCTCAAGAGTTATAAAGGGTGTCATTGCAGGTGCATTAACAACTGCAATTGGATTTATTATGTTTATAGTAAGCGATTCTCCAGCTTTTAAAGAATTTGGAGTGGTTTTAGCCCTTGGGATTATCTTGACGTTATTTGCAGCTATTTACGTTTTACCATCTCTTCTTCTTGTTTTTGATAAAAAAATTAAAAATAAAACTATTCCTCAGAAAAAGAAGGATTTTAACTTTCTAAAATTCAGGACGCTTTATTTAGTAGTTTCGCTTCTAATATTTATAATTTCTGTGCTCAAGATAGGTGACGTTCAGTTTGAAAAAGATATGCTCCAAATTGAACCAAAGGGGCTGGAAAGTGTTGAATTAAACAAAGTTCTGGTAAAGAAGTTCAACCTTTCACCAGATAGTACAATGTTTATCACAAAAGGTCTTAAAGATACCAGAAACCTGTACAACGAATTAAAAAAATACGATACTTTTTCATTTATAGATAGCATCGCTCCCCTTCTTCCCGAAACAAACAAACAAATTGAAAGAATGAATTACGCAAAAAGCAAACTGGAAAAGCTACCATATAGATCCACTATAAATAAAAACTCTTTAACGCGTGAAATATTAAAATTAAATGGTGCACTAATTACAGAAACAATAGCTCTTCGCGCAATGGGATTAAATAAACTTGCAGATGAAATAGCAACTTTCCGTAAAAAAATCAATTTATCCAGATTAGCAAACCTGCCATCTGAAAAGCTTCTCACATATCAAAATGCAATGATAAAAGCCTTAAAGGAAATACGCTCAAAATTGAATCTAAGTCAGATAATAACTTTAAACGATTTACCAGAATATTATAAATTAAATTATATTGGAAAAGATGACATGTTTTTAACAGCCGCGTATCCTTCAGGAGACATGTGGGACATGGATTTCCAACAAAAATTTTTAAAAACATTAAAAAAACTTAGCGTTAAAGAAACAACAGGAAGTGCTTTAATTTTCTTAAAAGTCATGGAAATAGCCATCAATGATGGGAAAAAAGTAATTATGTTAACAATAACATTGATTTTTGTACTACTTTTAATAGATTTCAAAAGTCTCAAATACGCAATTATAACTATAATACCATTAATTTTCTCTGTGATTGTGTTGCTTGGAATTATGGGGTGGTTTGGAATAAAGTTTAATCCAGTCAATGTAATAGTCCTTCCTTTAATAATAGGAATTGGAATAGATGATGGAATTCACTTTGTTCACAGATACAAAAGGGAAAAAGATTTAAACCTGGCGCTATTTAGTACAGGTAAAGCAATAACTATGACCACACTTACAACCGCAGCGGCTTTTGGTTCTTTAATGATAGCAAAATACAGAGGATTCGTTAGTTTTGGGATGCTACTCTTTATTGGAATCTTCCTGTGCTATTTAGCAACAATATTTATTGTGCCATCAATTATATCAATCTGGAGGGATAAAAATGAAAACTCATGA
- a CDS encoding TetR/AcrR family transcriptional regulator, which produces MKTHEKILDAAFIMFAEYGYDGTSLNMISKKAGVSKGAIYHYYSSKEELYLKVIEHYFRNINSAIEKNFETIETIKQFGKELIEDYKTNNYINKFSLDIFFQSMKNENVKKTVLKMYKIGIELIKSSLYKLDNIDPENDLGLLAQKIWMLFDALCIYVSYGINVDFQKLWDEFMDDIFLKYLKKAPHTK; this is translated from the coding sequence ATGAAAACTCATGAAAAAATTTTAGATGCCGCTTTTATAATGTTCGCAGAATATGGATACGATGGAACAAGTTTAAATATGATCTCTAAAAAAGCCGGAGTTTCAAAAGGAGCAATTTATCACTATTATTCCAGCAAAGAAGAACTATATTTAAAAGTAATAGAACATTATTTCAGAAACATAAATTCTGCTATTGAGAAAAATTTTGAAACTATAGAGACAATAAAACAATTTGGAAAAGAGTTAATCGAAGATTACAAAACAAATAATTATATCAACAAATTTTCGCTGGATATATTCTTCCAATCCATGAAAAATGAAAATGTTAAAAAAACAGTGTTAAAAATGTACAAGATTGGAATAGAGCTGATAAAGTCTTCTTTATATAAACTTGACAATATAGATCCAGAAAACGACTTAGGACTTCTTGCTCAAAAAATCTGGATGCTTTTTGATGCATTATGTATATATGTTTCTTACGGTATAAATGTCGATTTTCAAAAATTATGGGATGAATTTATGGACGATATTTTCTTGAAATATTTAAAAAAAGCACCACATACAAAGTGA
- a CDS encoding tyrosine-type recombinase/integrase, with protein MAGRKVVKPIRDKKIIEKVKKEILKDKNYKLYALFVVGINTGLRITDLLHLKWENVINDGKLLDRIVLFESKTGKRQEIPLNNSSKKALKLFASHTITKGYIFKAEKDNRTKSNGKPLSYVYVHKMLNYYIKKRAGYQEPVGAHTLRKTFGYQAYIAGWDIYKIQMCLNHSSPSITRRYIDLSQDDKDKVYLSLEL; from the coding sequence TTGGCGGGAAGAAAAGTGGTAAAACCTATTCGCGACAAAAAAATTATCGAGAAAGTAAAGAAGGAAATTTTGAAAGATAAGAATTATAAATTATACGCTTTATTCGTTGTAGGAATAAACACGGGTTTACGTATAACTGATTTGTTACATCTTAAATGGGAAAATGTTATTAATGATGGAAAATTATTGGACAGAATAGTACTTTTTGAAAGTAAAACGGGAAAACGTCAGGAAATACCGCTGAATAATAGTAGTAAGAAAGCTTTAAAACTTTTTGCAAGTCATACCATTACTAAAGGTTATATATTTAAAGCGGAGAAAGATAACAGAACCAAAAGTAATGGAAAACCATTAAGTTATGTTTATGTTCATAAAATGTTGAATTATTATATAAAAAAGAGAGCTGGCTACCAGGAGCCAGTCGGAGCCCATACTTTGAGAAAAACTTTTGGATATCAGGCATACATTGCCGGCTGGGATATATATAAAATTCAAATGTGTTTAAATCACTCCTCCCCTTCAATTACACGGCGTTATATAGATCTTTCGCAGGATGATAAAGATAAGGTTTATTTAAGTCTTGAATTATAA